From the Caldisalinibacter kiritimatiensis genome, one window contains:
- a CDS encoding ABC transporter substrate-binding protein, whose product MFSKFRTKKDNINKMKLEPENVVREDDNTQLLINNQKATLDRMKKRVDETGFAVANLINNINYISQNVEDQMNFIGKVVNQIESYSALAEEVSASTTDSQQMAEKTLSVAKDGNEAVDKSIKAMNEIQESVEQVKNVVNSLSNHAAQVDKMLEIIKDIASETNLLALNATIEAARAGEHGKGFAVVADEVRKLANQSDEAARQISDIVQQINESVEETLQAMDSSTQKVKEGVSIANDTNSVFNEIIQSVDTTTSVTKEINAAIAEQINSLQEVISSTEDLNTISKNVMSMVEIMLMNTQHTKSSIELLSQTSETLNDITNDILNKIESKHLKQQQYTIRTAINAELSSLDPAMVFDADSVRMLENIHSGLLIGGTSVDVLPGIAKSWYVKEDNVTWVFNLRKGAKFHNGRNVLAKDVKYSLERLLSPRLKSPNAWFLFDIEGAKEYNEGKVSDVKGIKVLDDYRIEIKLEQPYSGFLLNLAQTCCAILPKEDVERSEFTGCGAFILMNKDEEKYTLKAFEEYFGGQPYVDYIEIIFNEKNAIDKYRKGEYDFLIIGNNEVKEIENLSLDGQMKTQDVLTTNFLGFNLKRNSVFAQDKDIRKAINYAIDTDKIIKGVVNGLATESKGVFPPAIIDDHQLKGFKYNPTKAKEILNNNNFNSRNERLKILARKEDEGTTNSNEKLINHIIEDLKNIGIECEIIRVPSKEYMASENISKCDVYVMGWIADTGDPDNYLTPLFSPDTYTNFGGYDNKEVTELMKQAKKIINPIKRIEVYKKIQKLIVDDCPWIFLYHPKLAYISDENIANVRLSVLGKTRYEDIMIKE is encoded by the coding sequence ATGTTTTCGAAATTTCGTACTAAGAAAGATAATATTAATAAAATGAAGCTTGAACCTGAAAATGTGGTTAGAGAAGATGATAATACCCAGTTATTAATTAATAATCAGAAAGCTACTCTTGATAGAATGAAAAAGAGAGTCGATGAAACAGGTTTCGCTGTAGCTAATTTGATTAATAATATTAACTACATATCTCAAAATGTTGAAGACCAAATGAACTTTATAGGTAAAGTTGTGAACCAAATAGAGAGTTATTCTGCTTTAGCAGAAGAGGTAAGTGCTAGTACTACTGATTCACAACAAATGGCAGAAAAAACTTTATCAGTTGCTAAAGATGGAAATGAAGCTGTTGATAAATCTATTAAAGCTATGAACGAGATTCAAGAGTCAGTAGAACAAGTAAAAAACGTTGTAAATTCCTTAAGTAATCATGCAGCACAGGTTGATAAGATGTTAGAGATAATTAAGGATATAGCGAGTGAAACTAATTTACTAGCATTAAATGCGACTATAGAAGCTGCTAGAGCAGGAGAGCATGGAAAAGGTTTTGCTGTTGTAGCAGATGAAGTTAGGAAACTAGCCAATCAAAGTGATGAAGCTGCCAGACAGATATCTGATATAGTACAACAAATAAATGAAAGTGTTGAAGAAACTTTACAAGCTATGGATAGTAGTACTCAAAAGGTAAAAGAAGGGGTTTCAATAGCAAATGATACAAATTCTGTATTCAATGAAATAATTCAATCTGTGGATACAACAACTAGTGTTACTAAAGAGATAAATGCAGCTATAGCTGAACAAATAAATAGTTTACAAGAAGTAATTTCATCAACAGAAGATTTAAATACTATATCGAAGAACGTTATGTCAATGGTTGAAATTATGTTGATGAATACACAGCATACTAAATCATCAATAGAATTACTTTCTCAAACTTCAGAGACTTTAAATGATATAACTAATGATATATTAAATAAAATTGAAAGCAAACACTTAAAACAGCAACAGTATACTATAAGGACAGCTATTAATGCTGAGCTTAGTAGTTTGGACCCAGCTATGGTTTTTGATGCTGATTCTGTAAGAATGTTGGAAAATATTCACTCAGGGTTATTAATAGGGGGAACTTCTGTAGATGTTTTACCAGGAATTGCAAAGAGCTGGTATGTAAAGGAAGACAATGTAACTTGGGTATTTAATTTAAGAAAGGGAGCAAAGTTTCATAATGGTAGAAATGTATTAGCAAAGGATGTTAAGTATTCATTAGAGAGGCTATTAAGTCCTAGACTAAAATCCCCTAATGCATGGTTCCTATTTGATATAGAGGGAGCTAAGGAATATAATGAAGGGAAAGTATCAGATGTAAAGGGTATTAAAGTATTAGACGACTATAGAATTGAAATAAAGCTAGAACAACCTTATAGCGGCTTTTTATTAAATCTTGCGCAAACCTGTTGTGCTATATTACCTAAAGAGGATGTAGAAAGGTCTGAGTTTACCGGTTGTGGAGCATTTATTTTAATGAATAAAGATGAAGAAAAATATACACTAAAGGCATTTGAGGAATATTTCGGTGGACAACCATATGTTGATTACATAGAAATTATATTCAATGAAAAAAATGCAATAGATAAATATAGAAAAGGTGAGTATGACTTCTTAATAATTGGAAATAACGAAGTAAAAGAAATTGAGAATTTATCATTAGATGGGCAAATGAAAACTCAGGATGTTCTTACAACTAATTTCCTAGGATTCAATTTAAAGAGAAATTCAGTTTTTGCTCAAGATAAGGACATAAGAAAGGCTATTAACTATGCTATTGATACAGACAAAATAATAAAAGGTGTAGTTAATGGTTTAGCTACAGAGTCAAAGGGTGTATTCCCACCAGCTATTATAGATGACCATCAGTTAAAAGGCTTTAAATATAATCCAACTAAAGCTAAGGAGATATTGAATAATAACAATTTTAACAGTAGAAACGAGAGATTAAAAATATTAGCTAGAAAAGAAGATGAAGGAACTACAAATAGTAATGAAAAGCTTATAAATCATATTATAGAGGATTTAAAAAATATAGGGATAGAATGTGAGATAATAAGAGTACCATCTAAAGAATATATGGCTTCTGAGAATATTTCTAAATGTGATGTATATGTTATGGGGTGGATAGCAGATACAGGGGACCCAGACAATTATTTAACACCTTTATTTAGTCCTGATACTTATACCAACTTTGGAGGATATGACAATAAGGAAGTTACAGAACTTATGAAACAGGCAAAGAAAATTATTAACCCTATAAAGAGAATAGAAGTTTATAAGAAAATACAAAAATTAATAGTTGATGATTGTCCTTGGATTTTCTTGTATCATCCTAAGCTTGCTTATATAAGTGATGAAAATATTGCTAATGTAAGATTAAGTGTTCTCGGCAAAACTAGATATGAAGATATAATGATTAAAGAATAA
- a CDS encoding AI-2E family transporter, whose amino-acid sequence MILGRKSYLKLLPLIIFSFIAYKIINNPTFSLDSILKVLKPFIWAFAIAYLLNPIMSYLEKDFKLKRIWSISIVYIFFLGLLALILVIITPRIIISTNNIIKEIPSYVDQTQRWIAYQQDRLEFLGHYRISTYIQDNLNNLDLDKLFQNLSNTLSPILEKTLNQAVNFTVGLFTLVLGILLSIYFLKDKEKFAMHTKRLLYAFFDKRQADKVICYSREFNLLFSKYLIGKIIDSIIIGILCFIGTMIIGAPYALVISTIVGVTNMVPYFGPIIGAVPAVLITLFYNPITALWMLIFILCLQQFDGLYLGPKILGTQVGLKPVYVISAIIIGGGLFGVLGMLLAVPIGAIIRTIFTRYIDSKLEEKNIKL is encoded by the coding sequence ATAATACTTGGCAGAAAAAGCTACTTAAAGCTGTTACCACTAATAATTTTTTCTTTTATTGCGTATAAAATAATAAACAATCCTACTTTTTCCTTAGACTCTATACTTAAAGTTTTAAAACCTTTTATTTGGGCTTTTGCTATAGCATATTTGCTAAACCCTATAATGAGTTATCTTGAAAAAGACTTTAAATTAAAGAGGATATGGAGTATTTCTATTGTTTACATTTTCTTTTTAGGTTTGCTAGCACTAATATTAGTAATAATAACACCTAGAATAATAATTAGTACAAATAATATAATTAAAGAAATACCCAGTTATGTTGACCAAACTCAACGATGGATTGCATATCAACAAGATAGGTTAGAATTTTTAGGACATTATAGAATATCAACCTATATTCAAGATAACCTAAATAATTTAGATTTAGATAAACTTTTTCAGAATTTAAGTAACACTCTTAGTCCTATTTTAGAAAAGACTTTAAATCAAGCTGTAAACTTTACAGTAGGTCTTTTCACTTTAGTTCTAGGTATTCTTTTATCTATATACTTTCTTAAAGACAAAGAAAAGTTTGCAATGCATACTAAACGATTATTATATGCTTTTTTCGATAAACGCCAAGCAGACAAGGTAATATGCTATAGTCGTGAATTCAATCTATTATTCTCAAAATATTTGATAGGTAAAATTATAGATTCTATTATTATAGGTATTCTTTGTTTCATCGGAACAATGATTATTGGTGCTCCATACGCTTTAGTAATAAGTACTATAGTAGGGGTAACTAATATGGTTCCTTACTTTGGACCAATAATAGGGGCAGTTCCAGCAGTTCTTATAACTCTATTTTATAATCCAATAACTGCATTATGGATGCTTATATTCATACTTTGTTTACAGCAATTCGATGGATTATATCTTGGTCCCAAAATACTAGGTACACAAGTAGGTTTAAAACCTGTTTATGTTATATCGGCAATAATTATTGGAGGGGGATTATTTGGAGTATTAGGAATGCTACTAGCTGTTCCTATTGGAGCTATCATTAGAACTATTTTTACTAGATACATTGATAGTAAATTAGAAGAAAAGAATATTAAATTATAA
- a CDS encoding amidase domain-containing protein has product MIVIISRKKILVTLIIIAILVGILFSYSIRTDSVNPTLFEEQNLSDLINRIFVTRYESIVNQDKELLSSLYNKAVKYGLWAFEHETKRMIYLHKWADKQGVKFISIKPIPIIRYVKERGEGFRVNLMVSTEYKYVYENEPKVENMFRIGTYHSLDIEKNDDKWLITREWYTDPFADSLNTDNIKKEEIKKYILSRKSKEYTNLSERRIKAIEYADKYCGAAGTEETGYKYNDKYINYNPRGGDCANFASQILHEGGGFSKNYTWNYKGGGSRAWVNAQAFKNYMLYSGRASKLAYGTYEQVYKASYKLKSGDFIAYEKKGKVTHISVVTGVDSKGYVLVNCHNTDRYRVPWDLGWSNKGIKFWLVHVHY; this is encoded by the coding sequence ATGATTGTAATAATTAGCAGAAAAAAAATATTAGTTACTTTAATTATCATTGCTATTTTAGTAGGTATTTTATTTTCATACTCAATAAGAACTGACTCAGTTAATCCAACTTTATTTGAAGAACAAAATTTGTCAGATTTGATTAACAGAATATTTGTAACAAGATATGAATCAATTGTTAATCAAGATAAGGAATTATTATCATCATTATACAATAAAGCAGTTAAATATGGATTATGGGCATTTGAACATGAAACAAAGAGAATGATATATTTACACAAATGGGCTGATAAACAAGGAGTTAAGTTTATTAGTATAAAACCAATACCTATAATAAGATATGTAAAAGAGAGAGGAGAAGGATTCAGAGTTAATTTAATGGTTTCAACTGAATATAAATACGTATATGAAAACGAGCCTAAAGTAGAAAATATGTTTAGAATAGGAACATACCACTCTCTTGACATCGAAAAAAATGACGATAAATGGCTGATTACAAGAGAATGGTATACAGACCCTTTTGCTGACTCTTTAAATACTGATAATATAAAAAAAGAAGAAATAAAAAAATACATACTTTCAAGGAAATCAAAAGAATATACGAATTTGAGTGAAAGAAGAATTAAAGCCATTGAATATGCTGATAAATACTGTGGAGCTGCTGGAACAGAGGAAACAGGATATAAATATAATGACAAGTATATTAACTATAACCCTAGGGGAGGGGATTGTGCTAACTTTGCCTCACAGATACTACATGAGGGAGGAGGCTTTTCAAAAAATTACACGTGGAATTATAAGGGAGGCGGTAGTAGAGCGTGGGTAAATGCACAAGCCTTTAAAAACTATATGTTATATAGCGGTAGAGCTTCGAAATTAGCATATGGTACATATGAGCAAGTATATAAGGCTAGTTATAAACTAAAGTCAGGAGACTTTATTGCTTACGAAAAAAAGGGAAAAGTTACTCATATTTCAGTTGTAACAGGTGTGGATTCTAAAGGATATGTATTAGTGAACTGCCATAATACTGATAGATATAGAGTGCCTTGGGATTTAGGATGGAGCAATAAAGGTATAAAATTTTGGTTAGTACATGTACACTATTAA
- a CDS encoding cobalamin-dependent protein (Presence of a B(12) (cobalamin)-binding domain implies dependence on cobalamin itself, in one of its several forms, or in some unusual lineages, dependence on a cobalamin-like analog.) encodes MNSFGDRLKSLRKTHRLRQKDLADKLGLAQTTIANYEQNTRFPNEKILKEIADIFEVSVDYLLGRVSSPFINNSNIKSQLVFNFNSVNKSNSLTSLKKKFFNSLINGNKDFASQLILSAVNNGISIKDIYLLVIEPCMNEIGLLWETNKINIADEHYFTEATRSIMSQLHPYISSPNKNNHSIVLFAANGDYHNIGLKMVNDFFEIEGWNTYYLGINIPTQSIIKTILNKKIDILAISVTMPFNINSAENAIHTIRTTTGCENVKIIVGGRAFSHDNKLWKQIGADGYAKNAEEAVKVANKLIQNKI; translated from the coding sequence ATGAACAGTTTTGGAGACCGTTTAAAAAGTCTACGAAAAACCCACAGACTACGCCAAAAGGACCTTGCTGATAAATTAGGATTAGCTCAAACCACTATAGCTAACTACGAACAAAATACTAGATTTCCTAATGAAAAAATTCTAAAAGAAATTGCTGATATATTTGAAGTATCAGTTGACTATCTATTAGGTAGAGTATCTTCTCCTTTTATCAATAATAGTAACATAAAATCACAATTAGTATTTAACTTTAATAGTGTAAATAAAAGCAATTCACTAACCTCTTTAAAGAAAAAATTCTTTAATTCTTTAATTAATGGAAATAAAGATTTTGCTAGCCAATTAATATTAAGTGCTGTAAATAATGGGATATCAATCAAAGATATATATCTTCTTGTAATTGAACCTTGTATGAATGAAATTGGTTTACTATGGGAAACCAATAAAATTAATATTGCAGATGAACATTATTTTACCGAAGCTACTCGCTCAATAATGTCTCAACTGCACCCCTATATATCTTCTCCTAATAAAAATAATCATTCTATTGTTTTATTCGCAGCCAATGGTGACTATCACAATATAGGGCTTAAAATGGTAAATGACTTCTTTGAAATAGAAGGATGGAATACCTATTATTTAGGTATAAACATACCTACTCAAAGCATAATTAAAACAATTCTAAATAAAAAAATAGACATTTTAGCTATATCTGTAACTATGCCTTTCAACATCAACTCTGCTGAAAACGCAATCCATACAATACGTACAACAACTGGCTGTGAAAATGTAAAAATCATTGTTGGTGGAAGGGCTTTTAGCCATGATAATAAGCTTTGGAAGCAAATAGGTGCCGACGGTTATGCTAAAAATGCAGAAGAAGCAGTAAAAGTTGCCAATAAACTTATACAAAATAAAATTTAA
- a CDS encoding cysteine-rich small domain-containing protein, with translation MSENYKFVQNKKCEFFPCHDVKDKDSFNCLFCFCPLYALGEKCGGNFKYTNGVKDCSDCTIPHSKGGYDFIMSKIDMITKMGSER, from the coding sequence ATGAGCGAGAACTATAAATTTGTGCAAAATAAAAAGTGTGAGTTTTTTCCTTGTCATGATGTAAAAGATAAAGACAGCTTTAACTGCTTATTTTGTTTTTGTCCATTATATGCACTAGGAGAAAAATGTGGGGGAAATTTTAAGTATACAAATGGAGTTAAAGATTGTTCAGATTGTACTATACCTCATAGTAAAGGTGGCTACGACTTTATAATGTCTAAAATAGATATGATTACAAAAATGGGAAGTGAAAGGTAG
- the msrA gene encoding peptide-methionine (S)-S-oxide reductase MsrA — MKEIVLAGGCFWGIEAYFSRIEGVIETKVGYANGHVENPTYEQVKTSTTGHAEACHIKYEESIINLEELLNKFWKIIDPTLLNQQGADKGSQYRTGIYYIDESDLSIILKTKEELQKHYDKPIVTEIEPLKCFYLAEEYHQKYLEKNPNGYCHIDLSL; from the coding sequence ATGAAAGAGATTGTATTAGCTGGAGGGTGTTTTTGGGGTATAGAAGCATATTTTTCAAGAATAGAAGGTGTAATAGAAACTAAAGTAGGATATGCAAACGGGCATGTTGAAAATCCAACGTATGAACAAGTAAAAACCTCAACAACAGGACACGCTGAAGCTTGTCATATTAAATATGAGGAATCTATAATTAATCTGGAAGAGTTATTAAATAAGTTTTGGAAAATAATTGACCCAACCTTACTTAACCAACAGGGAGCAGATAAAGGATCACAATATAGAACTGGTATCTATTATATAGATGAATCAGATTTATCTATTATATTAAAGACAAAAGAAGAACTACAAAAACACTATGATAAACCTATTGTTACTGAAATAGAACCTCTTAAGTGTTTCTATCTAGCAGAAGAGTATCATCAAAAATATCTTGAAAAAAATCCAAATGGATACTGTCATATAGATTTAAGCTTATAA